Proteins from a single region of Stigmatella erecta:
- a CDS encoding M23 family metallopeptidase — translation MRPSLPTLGAPPKRNRLGSVVTISMILGAAAGGVWWWKQRPASSEPEAPPAAALPAAPPVVVVPTTPLVPTDPLTAAGLSRASVKIEGPLETALVQASDPSVGPALAQVVTRSLVWWVQVPNEILRGDTLDVLYQTRPGEEPLVHAVRFVSNKTGQTHRAYRFQAPGDSNPRYYLPTGDEMEMRLEHSPLDDYEQVTSLLRDGRRHKGVDFKAAVGTPVKAPFAGVVKRKNWNFGSNGNCVELEELGGKRRRALFLHLSELSRGLAPGSRFSTGQVIAASGNSGRSFAPHLHYQLMTQDDRVIDPFDSHRTFRRSLPAAQRGALEAEIRRMDSLLAPSVAGATP, via the coding sequence ATGCGGCCGTCTCTTCCCACTCTCGGAGCCCCCCCCAAGCGCAATCGCCTGGGCTCGGTGGTCACCATTTCGATGATTCTCGGTGCCGCCGCGGGGGGAGTCTGGTGGTGGAAACAGCGCCCCGCCTCCAGCGAGCCCGAGGCCCCTCCGGCGGCCGCCCTGCCCGCGGCCCCGCCCGTCGTGGTGGTCCCCACCACCCCCCTGGTCCCCACGGACCCGCTGACCGCCGCGGGGCTGTCCCGGGCCTCCGTGAAGATTGAAGGCCCCCTGGAGACGGCGCTCGTCCAGGCCTCGGACCCCTCCGTGGGCCCCGCGCTGGCCCAGGTGGTGACGCGCAGCCTCGTCTGGTGGGTGCAGGTGCCCAACGAGATCCTCCGCGGCGACACGCTGGACGTGCTGTACCAGACGCGCCCCGGCGAGGAGCCGCTCGTGCACGCCGTGCGCTTCGTCAGCAACAAGACGGGCCAGACGCACCGGGCCTACCGCTTCCAGGCCCCGGGCGATTCTAACCCGCGCTACTACCTGCCGACAGGCGACGAGATGGAGATGCGCCTGGAGCACTCGCCGCTGGATGACTACGAGCAGGTCACCTCGCTGCTGCGAGATGGCCGCCGGCACAAGGGCGTGGACTTCAAGGCCGCCGTGGGCACCCCGGTGAAGGCCCCCTTCGCCGGCGTCGTCAAGCGCAAGAACTGGAACTTCGGCTCCAACGGCAACTGCGTGGAGCTGGAGGAGCTGGGCGGCAAGCGGCGCCGCGCCCTGTTCCTGCACCTCTCCGAGCTGTCGCGCGGGCTCGCCCCGGGCAGCCGGTTCTCCACCGGCCAGGTGATCGCCGCCAGCGGCAACAGCGGCCGCTCCTTCGCGCCCCACCTGCACTACCAGCTCATGACGCAGGATGACCGCGTCATCGATCCCTTCGACAGCCACCGCACCTTCCGGCGCTCGCTGCCCGCGGCCCAGCGCGGCGCGCTGGAGGCGGAGATCCGCCGGATGGATTCGCTGCTGGCGCCCTCCGTGGCCGGCGCCACCCCCTGA
- the murJ gene encoding murein biosynthesis integral membrane protein MurJ — MLVAAGILASRLMGLVRERVFAHYLGNAAAAAVFKAALRIPNFLQNLFGEGVLSGSFIPVYAQLLGRKDHEEADRVAGAVFGLMALATSVMVALGMLATPLFVDAIAPGFEGESRELAIRLVRIVFPGTGLLVLSAWCLGILNSHRRFLLSYLAPVVWNLVIIAALVLAGGRMGEARLVEVLSYAVVLGGLLQFGVQVPSVLRLLGRFRPSLSVASASVRQVLRSFVTVVIGRGVVQISAYVDTAIASLLSERALSSLFYAQTLYLIPVSLFGMAVSAAELPEMARATGGASEEVNAKLRERIEAGARRVAFFVVPSAAAFLFIGDVVSAALLQTGRFTAADSRYVWYLLMGSAVGLVSGTVGRLYSSTYYALKDPGTPLRFAVVRVSLGAALAWGVGLHLAPWLGLPRHLSAAFITVASGLVAWLEAFLLRRKLVRILGGAVGPPPGVLPKLWMCALVAGGVGLGVKWALFRGWGPMPGVSGEWGGEWLVPPALHPVVTFLAVVLPFGATYFALTGALGFPQAQAVFRRARRLLGR, encoded by the coding sequence ATGCTCGTCGCCGCGGGGATTCTCGCCTCGCGGTTGATGGGGTTGGTGCGAGAGCGCGTCTTCGCCCACTACCTGGGCAACGCGGCCGCGGCGGCCGTGTTCAAGGCCGCGCTGCGCATCCCCAACTTCCTGCAAAACCTGTTCGGCGAGGGGGTGCTCTCGGGCTCCTTCATCCCCGTGTACGCCCAGCTGCTGGGGCGCAAGGACCACGAGGAGGCGGACCGGGTCGCGGGGGCCGTGTTCGGGCTGATGGCGCTCGCCACCAGCGTCATGGTGGCGCTGGGCATGCTGGCCACGCCCCTGTTCGTGGACGCCATCGCGCCCGGCTTCGAGGGGGAGTCGCGGGAGCTGGCCATCCGGCTGGTCCGCATCGTCTTTCCCGGCACGGGCCTGCTGGTGCTGTCGGCCTGGTGCCTGGGCATCCTCAACAGCCACCGCCGCTTCCTGCTGTCCTACCTGGCCCCGGTGGTGTGGAACCTCGTCATCATCGCCGCGCTCGTGCTGGCGGGGGGCCGGATGGGGGAGGCGCGCCTGGTGGAGGTGCTCTCCTATGCGGTGGTGCTGGGCGGGCTGCTCCAGTTCGGCGTGCAGGTGCCCTCGGTGCTGCGGCTGCTGGGGCGCTTCCGGCCCTCGCTCTCCGTGGCGAGCGCCTCGGTGCGCCAGGTGCTGCGCAGCTTCGTGACGGTGGTGATTGGGCGGGGCGTGGTGCAGATCAGCGCCTACGTGGACACGGCCATCGCGTCCTTGCTGTCCGAGCGGGCCCTCTCCTCGCTCTTCTACGCGCAGACCCTTTACCTCATCCCGGTGAGCCTCTTCGGCATGGCGGTGTCCGCGGCGGAGCTGCCCGAGATGGCCCGCGCCACGGGCGGGGCCAGCGAGGAGGTGAACGCGAAGCTGCGCGAGCGCATCGAGGCGGGGGCCCGGCGCGTGGCCTTCTTCGTGGTGCCCTCGGCGGCCGCGTTCCTGTTCATCGGGGATGTGGTGAGCGCGGCGCTCCTGCAGACGGGCCGCTTCACGGCCGCGGACTCGCGCTACGTCTGGTACCTGCTGATGGGCTCCGCCGTGGGGCTGGTGTCCGGCACGGTGGGGCGGCTCTATTCCTCCACGTATTACGCGCTGAAGGACCCGGGGACGCCCCTGCGCTTCGCCGTGGTGCGGGTCTCCCTGGGGGCGGCGCTGGCCTGGGGCGTGGGCCTGCACCTGGCCCCCTGGCTCGGCCTGCCCCGGCACCTGAGCGCCGCCTTCATCACCGTGGCCAGCGGGCTGGTGGCCTGGCTGGAGGCCTTCCTGCTGCGCCGCAAGCTCGTCCGGATTCTGGGCGGGGCCGTGGGGCCTCCGCCCGGGGTACTCCCCAAGCTGTGGATGTGTGCCCTGGTGGCGGGCGGGGTGGGGTTGGGCGTGAAGTGGGCCCTGTTCCGGGGGTGGGGGCCCATGCCGGGGGTGTCGGGGGAGTGGGGCGGCGAGTGGCTGGTCCCGCCCGCGCTGCACCCGGTGGTCACCTTTCTCGCAGTGGTATTGCCCTTTGGGGCCACCTACTTCGCCCTCACGGGGGCGCTCGGGTTCCCCCAGGCCCAGGCGGTCTTCCGGCGGGCGCGGAGGCTGCTGGGCCGGTAA
- a CDS encoding sigma-54-dependent transcriptional regulator: MTKVLVLDDEANLRKVLAAMLRREGYDVTVAENGEQGLAEFHKNGADIVVTDLVMPKVGGMEVLRGINAANPDVPVIIITAHGTVDSAVEAIKAGAFDYITKPFEQSELSAVIAKASKAHESARHSVRPDIKARTAIIGESPLIQDVYKIIDKVADTPSTVLITGESGTGKELIATALHGASSRRDKPFIKINCAAIPHNLIESELFGYERGAFTGAVTSKPGRFELADGGSLFLDEIGEIPVEMQVKLLRALQEGEFERVGGIKTTRVDVRLIAATNQDLQAQIENGRFRKDLYYRLAVVPIVLPALRERRSDIPMLARYFVEKYNRRLNKRIEDITDDALALLQAYAWPGNIRELENLIERVLLFADGPLITVKDLPEPIRQGDTAPALSPAGPPAMEAHTGEAGLKDIIRMKAAELEKDLITKALEETGGNVTRAAKLLQISRKSLQTKMKEFGLRDTAPEGKDEGTSKDDGPDE; encoded by the coding sequence ATGACCAAGGTCCTGGTCCTCGACGACGAAGCGAATTTGCGCAAGGTGCTGGCCGCCATGCTGCGGCGGGAAGGCTACGACGTCACCGTCGCCGAGAACGGCGAGCAGGGGCTCGCCGAGTTCCACAAGAACGGCGCCGACATCGTGGTGACGGACTTGGTGATGCCCAAGGTGGGCGGCATGGAGGTCCTTCGCGGCATCAACGCCGCCAACCCGGACGTGCCCGTCATCATCATCACCGCCCACGGCACGGTGGACTCCGCCGTGGAGGCCATCAAGGCCGGCGCGTTCGACTACATCACCAAGCCCTTCGAGCAGTCGGAGCTGTCCGCCGTCATCGCCAAGGCCTCCAAGGCCCACGAGAGCGCCCGGCACTCCGTGCGCCCGGACATCAAGGCGCGCACCGCCATCATCGGCGAGTCCCCGCTCATCCAGGACGTCTACAAGATCATCGACAAGGTGGCGGACACGCCCTCCACGGTGCTCATCACCGGCGAGAGCGGCACGGGCAAGGAGCTCATCGCCACCGCCCTGCACGGCGCCTCCAGCCGCCGGGACAAGCCCTTCATCAAGATCAACTGCGCGGCCATCCCGCACAACCTCATCGAGTCCGAGCTGTTCGGCTACGAGCGCGGCGCCTTCACCGGTGCCGTCACCTCCAAGCCCGGCCGCTTCGAGCTTGCCGACGGCGGCAGCCTCTTCCTGGACGAGATCGGCGAGATTCCCGTCGAGATGCAGGTGAAGCTGCTGCGCGCCCTCCAGGAGGGGGAGTTCGAGCGCGTGGGCGGCATCAAGACGACGCGCGTGGATGTGCGCCTCATCGCCGCCACCAACCAGGACCTCCAGGCGCAGATCGAGAACGGGCGCTTCCGCAAGGACCTGTACTACCGGCTCGCCGTGGTGCCCATCGTCCTGCCCGCGCTCCGGGAGCGCCGCAGCGACATCCCCATGCTCGCGCGGTACTTCGTCGAGAAGTACAACCGCCGCCTCAACAAGCGCATCGAGGACATCACCGACGATGCCCTGGCGCTGCTCCAGGCGTACGCCTGGCCCGGCAACATCCGCGAGCTGGAGAACCTCATCGAGCGGGTGCTGCTCTTCGCCGACGGGCCCCTCATCACCGTCAAGGACCTGCCGGAGCCCATTCGCCAGGGCGACACCGCCCCTGCCCTCTCGCCCGCTGGCCCTCCCGCCATGGAGGCACACACGGGGGAGGCCGGGCTCAAGGACATCATCCGCATGAAGGCCGCGGAGCTCGAAAAGGACCTGATCACCAAGGCCCTGGAAGAGACCGGTGGAAACGTCACCCGGGCAGCCAAGCTGCTGCAGATCAGCCGGAAGTCCCTTCAGACAAAGATGAAGGAGTTCGGCCTCCGGGACACGGCCCCGGAGGGCAAGGACGAAGGGACCAGCAAGGACGACGGTCCCGACGAATAG